In one window of Brassica rapa cultivar Chiifu-401-42 chromosome A07, CAAS_Brap_v3.01, whole genome shotgun sequence DNA:
- the LOC103830318 gene encoding uncharacterized protein LOC103830318, with translation MKSEQCAQKLQSSAQTSQESQSEQKVNQSLDASPIQDAVSVSAPSNDSRKVSRQDIELVQNLIERCLQLYMNKEEVVKTLLTRARIEPAFTSLVWQKLEEGNADFFRAYYIRLKLKKQIVIFNQLLEHQYHLMKYPPVPPKIPLAPMPNGMHHPMPPVVGMQIGYPVLPHPQMHVQGHPHIAAATAMSSCHVVNGVPAPPHLQPLRMNSTNDMVVDDTTVEDETPPQVVPPSSGEMAVSPASVASSGHFPFVDSDMVMDTSVLDSEFTADVGADGGEGGGGAGNSRDASFDQIPWDFSLSDLTADLSNLGDVYVGDLEALGDYTGSPFLPSDSEILLDSPDQEGIEEFFADSMPGPPCSSLDEEKP, from the exons ATGAAGAGCGAACAG TGCGCACAGAAACTACAATCTTCCGCTCAAACTTCACAAGAGTCCCAAAGTGAACAGAAAGTTAACCAATCATTAGATGCTTCTCCTATACAAGATGCCGTTTCTGTATCTGCTCCAAGCAATGATAGTAGGAAAGTCTCAAGACAAGATATTGAACTC GTCCAGAATTTGATAGAAAGATGTCTTCAGTTGTACATGAACAAAGAAGAGGTGGTGAAGACCCTCTTGACCCGGGCAAGGATAGAACCTGCATTTACTAGCTTGG TTTGGCAGAAACTGGAAGAAGGAAACGCAGACTTTTTCAGGGCTTATTACATAAGGTTGAAGCTGAAGAAGCAAATAGTTATATTCAATCAGTTGCTTGAGCACCAGTACCATCTCATGAAGTATCCTCCTGTTCCTCCAAAGATTCCTCTGGCACCTATGCCAAATGGAATGCATCATCCCATGCCACCTG TAGTTGGCATGCAAATTGGGTATCCAGTACTACCGCATCCTCAAATGCATGTTCAAGGCCATCCCCATATTGCTGCTGCAACGGCAATGTCAAGCTGCCATGTTGTTAACGGAGTCCCTGCACCTCCCCATCTCCAGCCATTGAGGATGAACTCAACGAATGA TATGGTGGTTGATGATACAACCGTGGAAGATGAAACTCCTCCTCAAGTGGTTCCACCAAGCAGTGGCGAGATGGCAGTGAGTCCTGCTTCTGTGGCATCAAGTGGACACTTTCCATTTGTTGATTCAGACATGGTAATGGACACTTCAGTGCTTGATTCTGAGTTCACGGCTGATGTTGGAGCAGAtggaggagaaggaggaggaggagctggGAATTCTAGAGATGCGTCATTTGATCAGATTCCCTGGGATTTTAGCCTTTCTGACCTCACTGCAGATCTGTCAAACTTGGGAG ATGTGTATGTTGGAGATTTAGAAGCGTTAGGAGACTATACAGGCTCACCGTTTCTTCCATCTGACTCAGAGATCTTGCTGGATTCTCCTGACCAAGAGGGCATAG AGGAGTTTTTCGCGGACTCCATGCCTGGACCTCCTTGTTCTAGCTTAGATGAAGAGAAGCCTTGA
- the LOC103830320 gene encoding probable F-box protein At3g61730, with translation MKTRSSDVQGANRGKRKAPEGDENGRGKRRSVQSDEQKKAPQIGKKRLAPSNEHKKGKKILRGIRSCVSPRCSASSTHRPSFFWFEQDVWTYISRFLDGKSLVMLGATSKWFHKTVMEESIWRFACLRDLHVPRPCPVSSSWNKIYASAFDGSHSYLFHQKEKHIDWMRIGAFTLDSRMSLLTESLSGQLKVPRVQGTIDQMLQSTGSCIIKDIKSGIWIADLQLVRCPVCDLSTCDGTMQILDTRHIELFLNEEYKAGSWDYNLIGSHKLQKDTSAACGAIYDLKHLKASSSSGILHLKSWTGEPEDSQPKAFITTHAVAVHTRLQKNEGILVKYQTMKAGTDGDIVAIRISQQLL, from the exons atgAAGACGAGATCCAGTGATGTACAAGGAGCTAACAGAGGGAAGAGGAAAGCTCCAGAGGGAGACGAAAATGGCAGAGGAAAGCGACGATCGGTGCAGAGCGACGAACAGAAGAAGGCTCCTCAGATAGGGAAGAAACGATTGGCACCGAGCAACGAACACAAGAAGGGGAAGAAGATCCTGAGAGGAATCCGTAGCTGTGTATCTCCTCGGTGCTCCGCTTCTTCTACTCACCGTCCCAGCTTCTTCTG GTTTGAGCAAGACGTATGGACATACATATCGAGGTTTCTGGATGGTAAATCGCTGGTGATGCTGGGAGCAACAAGCAAATGGTTTCACAAGACCGTAATGGAGGAGTCTATTTGGAGGTTTGCTTGCTTGCGTGATCTTCATGTGCCAAGGCCGTGTCCAGTTTCTTCTAGCTGGAACAAGATATATGCGTCTGCTTTTG ATGGGAGTCACTCTTACTTGTTCCATCAGAAGGAGAAGCATATTG ACTGGATGCGTATTGGTGCCTTTACTCTTGACTCTCGGATGTCACTCCTGACTGAGAGTTTGAGTGGTCAGCTGAAAGTCCCAAGGGTTCAAGGCACCATAGACCAGATGCTGCAATCCACTGGTTCATGTATCATAAAAGACATCAAAAGCGGTATCTGGATTGCAG ATTTACAGCTTGTTCGTTGTCCTGTTTGTGACCTCAGTACCTGTGATG GAACAATGCAAATACTTGATACCAGGCACATTGAACTGTTCCTGAATGAAGAATACAAAGCTGGAAGCTGGGACTACAATCTCATCGGATCTCATAAGTTACAGAAAGACACAAGTGCAGCTTGTGGAGCCATATATGATCTCAAACACCTTAAAGCATCTTCATCCTCAG GTATTCTCCACCTCAAGTCTTGGACCGGAGAGCCAGAAGATTCCCAACCCAAAGCATTTATCACAACCCACGCAGTTGCTGTTCACACAAGGTTACAGAAAAACGAAG GAATCCTTGTGAAGTATCAGACGATGAAAGCAGGAACTGATGGTGACATTGTTGCCATCAGAATCTCCCAACAGCTACTCTGA
- the LOC103830319 gene encoding beclin-1-like protein isoform X2: protein MRKEENNNHQTDNKSRDLPKWVCQKCQHSLTIVGVDSYAGKFCNDSPPSAMQGSSIHGANSVLGSTRMDNSFVVLPRHKPQAQGIPPRPRGASSPQPHDATHSGKAMDESFVVVYKSESASDSGAASQNTLSSVEVGQNGPLHSNTSGFNSSINVLNRAFDIARTQTQVEQPLCLECMRVLSDKLEKEVEDVTRDVEAYEACVQRLEGETQDVLSEADFLREKRKIEEEERKLVAAIEESEKQNAEVNRQLKELESKGNRFNELEDRYWQEFNNFQCQLIAHQEERDAILAKIEVSQAHLELLNKTNVLIDAFPIRYDGDFGTINNFRLGRLPKAPVEWDEINAAWGQACLLLHTMCNYFRPKFQCRVKIQPMGSYPRIVDSTNSTYELFGPVNLFWSTRYDKAMTLYLICLKDFADFANAKDQENNIPPEKCLKLPFKIENDKVESYSITQSFNKQENWTKALKYTLCNLKWALYWFVGNTNFQPLSATVSLPSDVSAAGSLYAKRGPGSNNPSSKTSRN from the exons ATGAGGAAAGAGGAGAATAATAATCATCAAACAGATAATAAAAGTCGGGATCTTCCGAAATGGGTCTGCCAGAAATGTCAGCACTCTCTTACCATCGTCGGCGTCGATTCCTACGCCGGCAAATTCTGCAACGATTCCCCTCCTTCCG CAATGCAAGGCTCTTCCATCCATGGAGCCAACAGTGTTCTTGGTTCAACACGCATGGACAACTCTTTTGTTGTTCTACCTCGACACAAGCCTCAAGCTCAGGGAATTCCTCCACGGCCTCGTGGGGCTTCTTCTCCTCAGCCTCACGATGCAACCCACTCTGGGAAGGCAATGGATGAATCGTTTGTTGTCGTGTATAAGTCTGAGTCAGCTTCTGACTCAGGAGCCGCTTCTCAAAATACGTTGTCTTCGGTTGAAGTGGGCCAGAATGGTCCGTTGCATTCAAATACTTCTGGGTTTAATTCGAGTATCAATGTCTTAAACCGTGCGTTCGATATCGCAAGAACTCAGACACAG GTTGAACAGCCGTTGTGCCTGGAATGCATGAGGGTACTGTCTGATAAACTTGAAAAGGAAGTCGAGGATGTGACGAGAGACGTGGAAGCATACGAAGCATGCGTCCAACGGTTAGAAGGAGAGACCCAAGATGTGCTTAGTGAAGCTGATTTTCTCAGGGAAAAGAGGAAG attgaagaagaagaaagaaagcttGTTGCAGCTATAGAAGAATCAGAGAAGCAAAACGCTGAGGTGAACCGTCAGCTGAAGGAACTTGAATCAAAGGGAAATCGCTTTAACGAACTTGAAGATCG GTATTGGCAAGAGTTCAACAATTTCCAGTGTCAACTTATAGCTCATCAG GAAGAGAGAGATGCAATATTGGCAAAGATCGAAGTCTCACAAGCACATTTAGAGTTATTAAATAAGACAAATGTACTGATTGATGCCTTCCCCATACGGTACGACGGAGATTTTGGTACAATCAACAATTTTCGACTTGGGAGACTCCCTAAAGCACCG GTTGAGTGGGATGAGATCAATGCTGCTTGGGGACAAGCCTGTCTTCTCCTCCACACCATGTGTAACTACTTCCGGCCAAAGTTTCA ATGCCGAGTCAAAATACAGCCAATGGGAAGTTATCCTAGAATTGTGGACAGCACCAACAGCACTTATGAGCT GTTTGGTCCTGTAAACTTGTTTTGGAGCACTAGATACGATAAAGCCATGACGTTGTATCTGATATGTCTTAAAGACTTTGCTGATTTCGCAAACGCAAAGGACCAAGAGAACAATATTCCACCAGAGAAATGCCTCAAACTCCCATTCAA AATCGAAAATGACAAAGTGGAGTCATATTCAATAACGCAGAGCTTTAACAAGCAAGAGAACTGGACCAAAGCACTGAAGTATACTCTTTGCAACCTGAAATGGGCTCTCTATTGGTTCGTTGGGAACACTAACTTCCAGCCTCTCTCTGCAACGGTCTCTTTGCCTTCTGATGTATCAGCAGCTGGTTCCTTGTACGCCAAGCGTGGTCCTGGTTCTAATAACCCGTCTAGTAAAACCTCAAGAAACTAG
- the LOC103830319 gene encoding beclin-1-like protein isoform X1, protein MRKEENNNHQTDNKSRDLPKWVCQKCQHSLTIVGVDSYAGKFCNDSPPSAAMQGSSIHGANSVLGSTRMDNSFVVLPRHKPQAQGIPPRPRGASSPQPHDATHSGKAMDESFVVVYKSESASDSGAASQNTLSSVEVGQNGPLHSNTSGFNSSINVLNRAFDIARTQTQVEQPLCLECMRVLSDKLEKEVEDVTRDVEAYEACVQRLEGETQDVLSEADFLREKRKIEEEERKLVAAIEESEKQNAEVNRQLKELESKGNRFNELEDRYWQEFNNFQCQLIAHQEERDAILAKIEVSQAHLELLNKTNVLIDAFPIRYDGDFGTINNFRLGRLPKAPVEWDEINAAWGQACLLLHTMCNYFRPKFQCRVKIQPMGSYPRIVDSTNSTYELFGPVNLFWSTRYDKAMTLYLICLKDFADFANAKDQENNIPPEKCLKLPFKIENDKVESYSITQSFNKQENWTKALKYTLCNLKWALYWFVGNTNFQPLSATVSLPSDVSAAGSLYAKRGPGSNNPSSKTSRN, encoded by the exons ATGAGGAAAGAGGAGAATAATAATCATCAAACAGATAATAAAAGTCGGGATCTTCCGAAATGGGTCTGCCAGAAATGTCAGCACTCTCTTACCATCGTCGGCGTCGATTCCTACGCCGGCAAATTCTGCAACGATTCCCCTCCTTCCG CAGCAATGCAAGGCTCTTCCATCCATGGAGCCAACAGTGTTCTTGGTTCAACACGCATGGACAACTCTTTTGTTGTTCTACCTCGACACAAGCCTCAAGCTCAGGGAATTCCTCCACGGCCTCGTGGGGCTTCTTCTCCTCAGCCTCACGATGCAACCCACTCTGGGAAGGCAATGGATGAATCGTTTGTTGTCGTGTATAAGTCTGAGTCAGCTTCTGACTCAGGAGCCGCTTCTCAAAATACGTTGTCTTCGGTTGAAGTGGGCCAGAATGGTCCGTTGCATTCAAATACTTCTGGGTTTAATTCGAGTATCAATGTCTTAAACCGTGCGTTCGATATCGCAAGAACTCAGACACAG GTTGAACAGCCGTTGTGCCTGGAATGCATGAGGGTACTGTCTGATAAACTTGAAAAGGAAGTCGAGGATGTGACGAGAGACGTGGAAGCATACGAAGCATGCGTCCAACGGTTAGAAGGAGAGACCCAAGATGTGCTTAGTGAAGCTGATTTTCTCAGGGAAAAGAGGAAG attgaagaagaagaaagaaagcttGTTGCAGCTATAGAAGAATCAGAGAAGCAAAACGCTGAGGTGAACCGTCAGCTGAAGGAACTTGAATCAAAGGGAAATCGCTTTAACGAACTTGAAGATCG GTATTGGCAAGAGTTCAACAATTTCCAGTGTCAACTTATAGCTCATCAG GAAGAGAGAGATGCAATATTGGCAAAGATCGAAGTCTCACAAGCACATTTAGAGTTATTAAATAAGACAAATGTACTGATTGATGCCTTCCCCATACGGTACGACGGAGATTTTGGTACAATCAACAATTTTCGACTTGGGAGACTCCCTAAAGCACCG GTTGAGTGGGATGAGATCAATGCTGCTTGGGGACAAGCCTGTCTTCTCCTCCACACCATGTGTAACTACTTCCGGCCAAAGTTTCA ATGCCGAGTCAAAATACAGCCAATGGGAAGTTATCCTAGAATTGTGGACAGCACCAACAGCACTTATGAGCT GTTTGGTCCTGTAAACTTGTTTTGGAGCACTAGATACGATAAAGCCATGACGTTGTATCTGATATGTCTTAAAGACTTTGCTGATTTCGCAAACGCAAAGGACCAAGAGAACAATATTCCACCAGAGAAATGCCTCAAACTCCCATTCAA AATCGAAAATGACAAAGTGGAGTCATATTCAATAACGCAGAGCTTTAACAAGCAAGAGAACTGGACCAAAGCACTGAAGTATACTCTTTGCAACCTGAAATGGGCTCTCTATTGGTTCGTTGGGAACACTAACTTCCAGCCTCTCTCTGCAACGGTCTCTTTGCCTTCTGATGTATCAGCAGCTGGTTCCTTGTACGCCAAGCGTGGTCCTGGTTCTAATAACCCGTCTAGTAAAACCTCAAGAAACTAG